In a single window of the Gossypium hirsutum isolate 1008001.06 chromosome A13, Gossypium_hirsutum_v2.1, whole genome shotgun sequence genome:
- the LOC107893925 gene encoding putative SNAP25 homologous protein SNAP30 produces the protein MFGFMKPKQKGDSPAESDTMTPARRTTSEPAMLVPESIEDDNGGRKKQSSASTRASPARNNRDKYKDDFRDSGGLENQTMEDLEGYAVYKAEETTSTVNNCLKIAENIRSDATKTLDTLHAQGEQIERTHQMAVNIDKDLNKGEKLLNNLGGMFSMPWKPKKTKEITGPVITSDDNKKSKAATKEQREKLGVAPVPKSKAGSKTPTPEPTDAIQKVELEKQKQDNGLSDLSDILGDLKGMALDMGSELDRQNKALDHLGEDIDELNSRVKGANQRARHLLK, from the exons ATGTTTGGGTTTATGAAACCAAAGCAGAAAGGGGACTCACCAGCTGAGTCAGACACAATGACACCTGCTCGAAGGACTACTTCTGAGCCGGCAATGTTGGTCCCAGAGTCAATCGAAGATGACAATGGGGGAAGAAAAAAGCAAAGCTCAGCATCCACTAGGGCATCACCAGCAAGAAACAATAGAGACAAATACAAGGACGATTTCCGTGACTCCGGCGGACTAGAAAACCAGACCATGGAAGACCTTGAGGGGTATGCTGTCTACAAGGCCGAGGAGACAACAAGTACTGTCAACAACTGCTTGAAGATTGCTGAGAACATCAGATCGGATGCTACAAAGACTCTTGATACTTTGCATGCACAAGGAGAGCAAATTGAAAGGACCCACCAAATGGCTGTTAATATTGACAAGGATTTGAATAAG GGTGAGAAGCTTTTAAATAATCTAGGGGGCATGTTTTCTATGCCCTGGAAACCGAAGAAGACCAAAGAGATTACCGGGCCTGTGATCACTTCAG ATGATAACAAGAAAAGCAAAGCCGCCACAAAGGAGCAGAGAGAGAAGTTGGGTGTGGCTCCTGTACCTAAGTCTAAGGCCGGAAGTAAGACACCTACTCCGGAGCCAACCGATGCCATACAGAAAGTTGAG CTTGAGAAGCAAAAGCAAGATAATGGACTTTCAGATTTAAGTGATATCTTGGGTGATCTAAAGGGCATGGCTCTTGATATGGGAAGTGAACTTGATAG ACAAAACAAAGCTCTTGATCATCTGGGTGAAGATATTGATGAACTGAATTCTCGAGTGAAAGGTGCCAATCAACGTGCACGTCATTTGCTTAAGTAA